From the Deltaproteobacteria bacterium genome, the window GCCTATGAGGAGGCCGAGTATCTTGTAATGGAGACTGTTTTTCACCATCTGTCGAGGAGGGGAGGTCGGGAGTCTGAGGGAACCGTGGGTCTATGACCCTTTTTCAAAAAGGTTCCCTCAGTGCAATAAATCAGAGTTTCCCTAATAACATTATAGCACGGACAAGGTTCCGGGAAACAACGCAAAAAACGCCGGCGCCCCGGCAGGAGACGGCTGATCGTTCCGGTCGGGGGCTACCCTTGAGGCGCCGGCCTCTCTTTCACGACGGTCCTGATGGAGAGTTCGTCAAGCTGGGCCTTGTCTATGGCGGAAGGCGCCCCGCTCATGAGGCAGGTCGCCTTCTGGGTCTTGGGGAAGGCGATACAGTCGCGGATCGATGCCGAGCCCGTCATCACGGCCACGAGGCGGTCCAGGCCGAAGGCTATGCCGCCGTGGGGAGGGGTGCCGTAGCCCAGGGCGTCGAGGAGAAAGCCGAAGCGCGCTTGCGCCTCGTCGTCCGAGATGCCCAGGAGCCTGAATATCCTCGACTGCACGTCGCTGCGGTGGATACGTATGGAGCCGCCGCCGATCTCGGTGCCATTGAGGACAAGGTCGTAGGCCTTGCTCCGCACCTCGAGCGGGGCGCTCTCGAGCCTGTCAAGGTCCTCGTCGAAGGGGGCGGTGAAGGGATGGTGCACGGCCTTGTAGCGCTTCTCTTCGTCGTCGTATTCGAACATGGGAAAGTCGGTCACCCAGACGAAGTCGAACCTGTCGCCGTCGATGAGGCCGAGTCGCCTGCCGAGCTCGAGCCTGATGCGGCCGAGCACCGTGTTGGCCACCGCGGCGGAGTCGGCCGAGAAGAGCAGCAGGTCTCCGGGCTCGGCGCCGAGCACGACGTCGATCTCCGCCGTCACATTCTCGCCGAGGAACTTGGCTACGGGCGACTGCCAGCCCTTTTCCGTAACCCTGGCCCAGGCCAGCCCCCTGGCGCCGAGTTCGACGGCCATGGCGGTGAGCTCGTCGATCTCCCTGCGCGAGAAAGAGGCGCAGCCCTTGGCGTTGAGTCCCTTGACGACACCGTCTTTCGCCACCGCGTCGGCGAAGACCTTGAAGCCGCAGCGCCCGGCGACCTCCGACAGGTCCCGGAGTTCGAGACCGAAGCGGGTGTCCGGGGCGTCGAGGCCGTAGCGGGAGAGCGCCTCCCCGTAGGTGAGCCTCGTAAAAGGCCTTGCAGGCTCCACGTCGAGCACCTCGCGGAATAGGGCGGCGATGAGCCCCTCCATGAGATCGACCACGTCGTCGCGGTCCACGAAGCTCATCTCTGCGTCTATCTGGGTGAACTCGGGCTGACGGTCGGCCCGCAGGTCCTCGTCCCTGAAGCATCGGGTTATCTGGAAGTAGCGGTCGAAGCCCGAGACCATGAGTATCTGCTTGAAGAGCTGGGGGGACTGGGGCAGGGCGTAGAACCGGCCCGGGTTGAGCCTGGATGGGACGAGAAAGTCCCTTGCGCCCTCGGGCGTGCTCTTTGTGAGCATCGGTGTCTCTATCTCGATGAACCCCTCTGCCGAGAGGTAGTTGCGGGCGCTCATGGCCGCCCTGTGGCGGATGAGGAGGTTGCGCTGCAGCACCGGCCTTCTCAGGTCGAGGTAGCGGTGGCGCAGCCGCAGGGACTCGGCCACGTCGGTGTCGTCCTCTATGACGAACGGCGGAGGTTCGGCCTTGTTGAGGACCTTCAGCTCCCGTACTACGATCTCGACCTCGCCCGTTGCGAGATCGGGGTTCTCCGTACCCTCGGGTCTGCGCGAGACCTCGCCCCTGGCGGCGAGCACGTACTCGTTTCGCACGTCGTGGGCGGCCCTGTGGGCCTGCGGCGAGTGCTCGGGGTTTATGACGAGCTGCACGATCCCCTCGCGGTCGCGCAGGTCTATGAAGACCAGGCCGCCGTGGTCGCGGCGGCGCTGGACCCAGCCAGCGACCACCACCTCCTCGCCCATGCGCCCGGGGCCGACCTCCCCGCAGTAACAGCTCCTCTTCCAGTCGCCAAGTTCTTCCAAGTTTCGGGCCACCTCCGATGGTGATCAGTTACGTATACCACAAGACGTGGGCCTTTTCAAATTCAAAGATGGCCTGGCCGGGGCGCGCGAAACACCGCCTGCGCCGTCCTCATTTTGTCTTGACAAACCGTCATTAGCGACTATAATACAACAATCGTTTTACCCCATGGTGGCAGAAATACAACAAAAGGAGGTCAGTCAATGGCAAAAAGCAGCGTTTTGATGCTCTTTTTGGTCGCCGCTGCAGCGGGTCTCATATTCGCCGGCCCGAGCTACGGTGAGTACGGGGACATTGTCCTCAACTCCAAGACGGAGAGCATGAACAAGGCTGGTGTCAAACCTGTCGTATTTCCACACTGGTTCCACAGGATCAGGTTCAAGTGCAAGGTCTGCCACGAAGACATCTTCATCCTCAAGAAGGGCGCCAACGACATCAACATGGCGGCCATCATGAACGGGGAGTTCTGCGGCAAGTGCCACAACGGCCTCATCGCCTGGGAGCCCCTCTACTGTGAGCGCTGCCACTCCTACGAGGGCAAGTAAGAGACTTTGCACCCATAAGGTACCTGTGAAAGGAGGTTTACGTTAATGAAGGCGACTTTCAAAGATACGTTTTTCAAGGCCGCCCTCCTCGTTGCGCTGCCCGTATGCGCCTTTATCTTCGGAACCGGTCCGGCCAGCAAGGCTTCTGACAAGAACGGCGCCGTCATGGTCGCCCAGGCCGAGGAGGCCGCGCCGGCCGCCGAGACGGCTGCTCCCGAGGGCGAGAAAGTTAGCCCCATACTCGACCCCAACGACCCGCGCAGCGTTCTCTATCTCGACACGGCGGGCAAGCCCGCCGGTATCGGCGACCCCAACAAGCCCGCCAGCGAGGCGATAAAGGCCGGCCGCGGCTGGCACCCGGCGGCCCTCTCGGCGGCGGGACTCCCCAAGGACAAGTACGGTCTCGTCGACTGGGCCAAGCTCGTGCGCGAGAACCTCATCGCCCCCAAACACTCGCTCGACCCCGAGGAGGAGGAGTTCCCTCCGCTGGACATGGACATAGTCATACACGCCAAGGGCGATTTCACCAACGATGTCCTCTACCCGCACTGGATCCATACCTACTGGCTCAAGTGCGAGGTCTGCCACCCCAAGATATTCCTCCCCGAGAAGGGTAAGAACAACATGACCATGGCCGGTATAGCGCAGGGCAAGTGGTGCGGCAGGTGCCACGGCAAGGTGGCCTTCCCGCTCACCGACTGCGCAAGGTGCCACACCGTGCCAAAGGAGGCGGCCAAGGAAGCTACGGCCAACTGACCGCCGTGGATATGCGAAGGTTCATCATCATAGCGACCCTGGTCTTCACGGCGGCGCCGGTTGCGGCCGTGGCGGCGGACAGGAACCTGGGCGACATGGTCTTCGACGACAAGATCGAGTCCATGAAGAAGGCCGGCGTCGGTCCCGTCATCTTCCCGCACACAAAGCACGAGCAGACCAACAAGTGCGACGAGTGTCACCCTAAGGTGTTCAAGGAAAAGCGCGGGGCCAACGACGTGACCATGAAGAAGAACATGTCCCAGCAGTTCTGCGGGGCGCCCACATGCCACAACAGCTCGCAGGCCTTTCCGCTGTACATGTGCGCCAACTGCCACACCAAGGTCACCGCAGAGTAGGCCGAAGAGGGCATGGGCGCAGGCGGCCCCGCCGCCGCCTCCGCTCACGGCCGCGGCTTTCTGCGCTTCCAAAGGGAAAAACCGGACCATACGGTCCGGTTTTTTCTTTTCCGCCGCCTCACCGTGAGCTGAGAAGCCCCGCCGCCTCCCTGTCGAGAAGCCACAGGGGCGGACCCGAGAGCGGCGCAATGAGTCCCGCCGGAAGGCGTCCGGCGCCGTCCCCCTCGAGCATCTCCCTCACGATCCCGGCCTTGGCGGAGCCGGTGACGAGAAAGACGACCCTTCCCGCCCCGTTTACGAGCCTCGGCGTCATGGTCACCCGCCAGGCGCCGAGTCCCTCCACGTAGTTCTCCACGACGAGCCGCCGCCGCTCGCAAAGGGCCTGTGAGCCCGGAAAGAGCGAGAGCGTATGGCCGTCAGCGCCGAGACCGAGCAGGACGAGGTCGAGGGGCGGAACGCCTGGGCCGCCCTCGCCGCCGCCGAGGACCCGCACTATCTCCGCTTCGTAGAGGCGCGCCGCCTCGCCGGGGTCGAGCTCGCCGCGTATGCGGTGGACGTTGCCGGGGGGGACGCCGACCCTGGAGATGAACCCTTCCCATGCGGCCCTGTAGTTGCTCTCCTCGTCTTCGGGCCCGACGCAGCGCTCGTCGCCCCAGAAGAGATGGACCGCCGTCCAGGGGACGGCCTCTCTCCAGGGGGCGCGGCCCAGCAGGCCGTAGAGGCGCCGCGGCGTGGAGCCGCCCGATAGGGCCGCGGCGAAGCGCCTTCCCCGCGCCGCCGCCTCCCGCGCAAGGCCGGCAAAGAGGCTCGCCGCCTCGGCCGCCACGGCGCCCTCGTCCGCAACTATCCGCACCTGCCGCCGCATGGGGGCCTCCACCGCTCTCTTTACATAAGGAAACTCTGATTAATTACCCTGAGGGAACCTTTTTGTAAAAGGGTCACAGACCCCCGGTTCCCTCAGACTCCCTCCAAAAACTTTTAACGCCCTGCGGATCACCCCGATTTTGCTTGCAAAATCGGGGTGATCCGCAGGGAATTAAAAGTCTTTGAAGGGGGTCCGTTGGAAACTTTCTACAGAAAGTCTCCCACGGTGCAATAAATCAGAGCTTCCATAAGGCTTCCGGAGGGAGTCTCCGTCAGTGGATGAGTCCTTTACAGGAACGCTGCTTCGAGGCCGGCCGAGCAGTAGCGCGCCGCTCCGAGGAGCGCGGTCTTCGGGTTCATGACGACGTGGACCGGTATCCTGGAGAGCACGTCGCGGAAGCGGCCCTTGTCGGTGAAGGCCTCGATGAAGGGGCCGTTCCTCAGGGCCTCGATTATCCTCGGCGCTATGCCGCCGCCCACGTAGAGACCGCCCGTTGCCAGTGACTTGAGCGCCAGGTTTCCGGCCTCGGCGCCGTAGACGGAGACGAAGATGCGGAGCGCCTCTACGCAGATGGGGTGGACGCCCCTTATGGCCTCGTCGGCTATGACGGAGGGCGGGTCCTCGCCGGCGAGCCTGCGGGCGAGCTCCTCCGGTTCGTCCAGGCCCTCCACGGTGCGCAGGAAGTCGTAGATGTTCTTGAGCCCCGGCCCGGAGACGACCCTTTCGTAGCTCACGTGGCCGAAGCGCCCTTTGAGGTAGGCGAGCAGCTCCGTCTCGGTCTCGTCGCGCGGCGCGAAGTCGCAGTGACCGCCCTCGGAGGCCGAGGGTATGAGCCTCGAGCCGTGCCGGAAGAGGATCGCCTCGCCGAGACCTGTGCCGGCGGCTATGAGCGCCGCGTTGCCTTCGCGGGCAGGGGCCTTCTGCAGGGGTTCGAGGTCGTCCTCACCCAGTCCCTCGAGGCCCCAGGCCGTGGCGGCGAGGTCGTTGAGCAGCGCGACGGGGCCGAGCCCGAAGCGCCGCGAGAGCGCTTCGCCGTCGATGGCCCAGTCTATGTTTACGAGCCTGCACCGGGAGCGGTCCTCGACGGTGGCGGCGACGCCGAAGGCGCAGGCCGTGAACTCGATGCCGCGGGCCGCGTCGGCGAGGAAGCGGGCGAGCAGGTCCTCGAAACCGGCGTACTCTCCGTTGGAGTAGCGCCGCTCCTCGACCGGCACCGGACCGGCGCCGCCGAGCTCGAAGACACCGAGATTGGTCTTCGTTCCGCCTATGTCTCCGGCAAGAATGTACTTCACTTCTTCGGCGCCGATGACGCACCTCCCGCTTCCGGCCCCGCTGGAATGGAGTGCGGGGCCTCCACGGCAAAAGCCTATCAGAGCCGCCGTCTTTTTGCAAGTCCCTCCCGCCGCCGGCCACAAATTGGGTTGACTGGACCGCGCCGAATTGCTATCTTATCGCAAGTTCCGTTTATGACGGGGCTTTTCAGGGATATCTCGCAGCAAGGTTGCGTAAACAAGGAGGAATTCGCCATGGATTGGGGTATGCAGAACCGTTTGAGCCGCGTCATAAAGCCCGATACGGGCCGTACCGTCATGCTCGCCGTGGACCACGGCTACTTCCTCGGTCCCACGACGGGACTGGAGGAGCCTGCCAGGATCATAAAACCCCTCCTGCCCTACGCCGACACGCTCATGCCCACCCGCGGCGTGCTGCGCGCCTGCGTGGACCCCGAC encodes:
- the aspS gene encoding aspartate--tRNA ligase, translating into MEELGDWKRSCYCGEVGPGRMGEEVVVAGWVQRRRDHGGLVFIDLRDREGIVQLVINPEHSPQAHRAAHDVRNEYVLAARGEVSRRPEGTENPDLATGEVEIVVRELKVLNKAEPPPFVIEDDTDVAESLRLRHRYLDLRRPVLQRNLLIRHRAAMSARNYLSAEGFIEIETPMLTKSTPEGARDFLVPSRLNPGRFYALPQSPQLFKQILMVSGFDRYFQITRCFRDEDLRADRQPEFTQIDAEMSFVDRDDVVDLMEGLIAALFREVLDVEPARPFTRLTYGEALSRYGLDAPDTRFGLELRDLSEVAGRCGFKVFADAVAKDGVVKGLNAKGCASFSRREIDELTAMAVELGARGLAWARVTEKGWQSPVAKFLGENVTAEIDVVLGAEPGDLLLFSADSAAVANTVLGRIRLELGRRLGLIDGDRFDFVWVTDFPMFEYDDEEKRYKAVHHPFTAPFDEDLDRLESAPLEVRSKAYDLVLNGTEIGGGSIRIHRSDVQSRIFRLLGISDDEAQARFGFLLDALGYGTPPHGGIAFGLDRLVAVMTGSASIRDCIAFPKTQKATCLMSGAPSAIDKAQLDELSIRTVVKERPAPQG
- the pgl gene encoding 6-phosphogluconolactonase; protein product: MRRQVRIVADEGAVAAEAASLFAGLAREAAARGRRFAAALSGGSTPRRLYGLLGRAPWREAVPWTAVHLFWGDERCVGPEDEESNYRAAWEGFISRVGVPPGNVHRIRGELDPGEAARLYEAEIVRVLGGGEGGPGVPPLDLVLLGLGADGHTLSLFPGSQALCERRRLVVENYVEGLGAWRVTMTPRLVNGAGRVVFLVTGSAKAGIVREMLEGDGAGRLPAGLIAPLSGPPLWLLDREAAGLLSSR
- the glk gene encoding glucokinase, which codes for MLAGDIGGTKTNLGVFELGGAGPVPVEERRYSNGEYAGFEDLLARFLADAARGIEFTACAFGVAATVEDRSRCRLVNIDWAIDGEALSRRFGLGPVALLNDLAATAWGLEGLGEDDLEPLQKAPAREGNAALIAAGTGLGEAILFRHGSRLIPSASEGGHCDFAPRDETETELLAYLKGRFGHVSYERVVSGPGLKNIYDFLRTVEGLDEPEELARRLAGEDPPSVIADEAIRGVHPICVEALRIFVSVYGAEAGNLALKSLATGGLYVGGGIAPRIIEALRNGPFIEAFTDKGRFRDVLSRIPVHVVMNPKTALLGAARYCSAGLEAAFL